A single genomic interval of Vibrio gallicus harbors:
- a CDS encoding SAM-dependent methyltransferase, whose protein sequence is MRKSFATLDNLLRQYQHYWRFEPFHESRDGLSRFQSDSSGLFVWLNQLDLQQVQQLKLNPCELIDKLAAYIECCEQLTDLCDIPPTQSQQLKLDVHQASGIPGRKLSQIEAMGSAAVSHHQGQYWLEWCAGKGFLGRMLAAGTQQSVTSFEWQHALCHKGQHEANKLNLPLNFVQGDAFCCDKHHLFSPPLHAVALHACGDLHVELMKQGSRAQIANLSIAPCCYHLIRDDSYQPLSDLGRLSSLHLSKSELRIPLQETVTGGERVLRHRQLEMVYRLGLDELLTSLTKTQHYQPIPSIKKSQLQHGFEAFCHWAAKTKGFDLPLAEWDKFEQMGQARFLEMERLSLVQQVFLRPLEMWLVFDKALFLQEQGYAVSLSQFCDKKITPRNILIQAALLDEVKT, encoded by the coding sequence ATGCGAAAGAGCTTTGCTACCTTAGATAACCTTTTGCGCCAGTATCAACACTATTGGCGCTTTGAGCCGTTTCATGAGAGTCGAGACGGACTATCGCGATTTCAGTCCGATAGTAGCGGATTATTTGTTTGGCTGAACCAGCTAGATCTGCAGCAGGTGCAGCAACTAAAGCTCAACCCTTGTGAGCTTATCGATAAACTTGCAGCCTATATTGAGTGCTGTGAGCAGTTGACGGATCTGTGTGATATTCCCCCAACCCAATCGCAACAGCTAAAACTTGATGTGCACCAAGCAAGTGGTATCCCGGGGCGAAAGCTAAGCCAAATCGAGGCTATGGGCTCGGCGGCAGTCAGTCATCATCAAGGGCAATACTGGTTAGAATGGTGCGCGGGTAAAGGTTTCTTAGGCCGGATGCTCGCCGCAGGCACCCAACAATCTGTCACCAGCTTTGAATGGCAACATGCTCTGTGCCATAAGGGACAACATGAAGCGAATAAGCTCAACTTACCGCTGAACTTCGTTCAAGGGGACGCATTTTGTTGTGACAAACACCATTTATTTTCGCCACCGCTACACGCGGTAGCACTGCACGCTTGCGGTGACTTGCATGTAGAGCTAATGAAGCAAGGTAGCCGAGCACAAATAGCAAACCTATCTATTGCCCCTTGCTGTTACCACCTTATTCGGGATGATAGCTATCAACCGCTATCTGATTTAGGGCGGTTATCGAGTTTACATTTATCCAAGAGCGAGCTGCGTATTCCGTTGCAAGAAACGGTGACGGGCGGTGAGCGTGTACTGCGCCACAGGCAATTGGAAATGGTGTATCGACTTGGTTTAGATGAGCTACTCACGTCCCTTACCAAGACGCAGCACTATCAACCGATCCCCAGTATTAAGAAGTCTCAGCTGCAACATGGCTTTGAGGCATTTTGTCATTGGGCAGCGAAAACCAAAGGTTTTGATCTCCCGTTGGCAGAGTGGGATAAATTTGAGCAAATGGGTCAAGCACGGTTTTTGGAAATGGAGCGATTAAGCTTAGTGCAGCAAGTGTTCTTGAGACCCCTTGAAATGTGGCTAGTGTTTGATAAAGCCTTATTTTTACAAGAGCAAGGTTATGCTGTCAGCTTAAGTCAGTTTTGCGATAAAAAAATAACGCCGCGCAATATATTAATACAGGCGGCGTTGCTGGATGAAGTGAAAACCTAG
- a CDS encoding DNA translocase FtsK: protein MLKRNSKIRTIVHTSPSKTNPQLNGGQRLREGCFIVGVLLAVLMAVALLTFSQADPSWSQTAWGGEVQNAGGLFGAWIADTLLFSFGVLAYVLPPALILLTWTTFRKRRPHETVDFMLWGTRLLGGAFLIVTSCGLADINFDDIWYFSSGGVIGDVITSLALPTLNPLGTTLALLFLWGAAFTLFTGISWLSIVESIGQSTMELLAKMLNFVRGNKEQVIEPTRLDDQNLVYADTTLDSDVKSDADSDDPLLRDFSVSNAALDSASKEEEEYKIYVPNDVQTQQNVAFDRTNNLNAPIQQLEQDAQLANDYVASDEPAVHQAQIETAPAHIEPQPAPVASSTSEPAAVDPLFDAPNITEPLVAATTVASAPVAPVVPAPIVTHDSISIPAESQSDEKEFTFDIEDEVKPEPVISMDLVDDESVSKSTQSVTMPQPEIEPMLVEPAAEVEQPVQVAVEPQPQPEAQQPIPEAGIIVADAPQAMPEQAMPQQVAPQPTAEPIAEQGTEEAEEEGVASEAVPAQPNSDAAAFAAEVAKVQARNQASQNPFLIRQDADLPKPTSPMPTLELLYHPEKRENNIDREALQNIARLVESKLADYKIKATVVGIFPGPVITRFELDLAPGVKVSRISGLSMDLARSLSALAVRVVEVIPGKPYVGLELPNMSRETVYLSDVISSPTFTENPSPTAVVLGQDIAGDAVVGDLSKMPHVLVAGTTGSGKSVGVNVMILSMLYKSTPDDVRFIMIDPKMLELSIYEGIPHLLSEVVTDMKDASNALRWCVGEMERRYKLMSALGVRNLKGFNDKLKMAADAGYPIPDPLWQPGDSMDQEAPLLEKLPYIVVVVDEFADLIMVVGKKVEELIARIAQKARAAGIHLILATQRPSVDVITGLIKANIPTRVAFTVSTKTDSRTILDQSGAESLLGMGDMLYLPPGSSHTTRVHGAFASDDDVHAVVNDWKARGKPQYIEAITKADQSADTLLPGEKPDGDQDIDPLFDQVVEHVTETRRGSVSGVQRRFKIGYNRAARIVEQLEAQGIVSAPGHNGNREVIAPPPIKDM, encoded by the coding sequence ATGTTGAAAAGAAACTCCAAAATTCGAACTATAGTTCACACTTCACCCTCTAAAACTAACCCGCAATTGAACGGGGGCCAACGTTTGAGAGAAGGGTGCTTTATTGTAGGTGTCTTACTAGCCGTATTGATGGCTGTAGCCCTATTAACCTTTAGCCAAGCCGATCCTTCCTGGTCTCAGACTGCGTGGGGTGGGGAAGTGCAAAATGCCGGTGGTTTATTTGGCGCATGGATTGCGGACACTTTGCTGTTCTCTTTCGGTGTACTTGCCTATGTGTTGCCGCCTGCGCTGATATTGCTCACTTGGACGACCTTCCGCAAGCGTAGACCACATGAAACGGTGGACTTTATGCTATGGGGTACTCGTCTGCTGGGCGGTGCTTTCTTGATTGTCACAAGCTGTGGTTTAGCGGATATCAACTTTGATGATATCTGGTACTTTTCGTCCGGTGGTGTCATCGGTGACGTGATCACAAGCTTGGCACTTCCGACACTTAATCCTTTAGGGACAACTCTGGCACTCCTATTTTTGTGGGGCGCAGCGTTTACCTTATTTACAGGGATTTCTTGGTTGTCGATTGTTGAGTCTATCGGTCAATCGACCATGGAGCTGCTGGCCAAGATGTTAAACTTTGTTCGTGGTAACAAAGAACAAGTGATTGAGCCAACCCGCTTAGATGATCAAAACCTTGTATATGCGGATACGACGCTAGATAGTGATGTCAAATCCGATGCAGATAGCGATGATCCGTTGTTACGTGACTTCTCTGTATCAAATGCTGCTCTTGATTCTGCCTCCAAGGAGGAAGAAGAGTATAAAATATACGTTCCTAACGATGTGCAGACACAACAAAACGTGGCGTTTGATCGCACCAATAATCTGAACGCTCCAATTCAGCAACTTGAGCAAGATGCACAATTGGCGAACGATTATGTAGCAAGCGATGAACCTGCTGTTCATCAAGCCCAGATTGAAACTGCGCCCGCGCACATTGAACCGCAACCAGCGCCAGTTGCATCTTCAACATCTGAGCCAGCAGCAGTTGATCCGCTATTTGATGCACCGAATATTACTGAACCTTTGGTTGCCGCAACAACAGTGGCCAGTGCACCAGTGGCGCCGGTAGTACCAGCGCCAATTGTTACCCATGATTCAATTTCAATACCGGCTGAATCACAATCTGACGAAAAAGAGTTCACTTTTGATATCGAAGATGAGGTCAAGCCAGAGCCAGTAATTAGCATGGATCTGGTAGATGATGAATCTGTATCAAAATCAACTCAGTCGGTTACGATGCCGCAGCCTGAAATTGAGCCGATGCTTGTTGAGCCTGCCGCTGAGGTTGAGCAGCCAGTGCAAGTTGCAGTCGAGCCACAACCACAGCCTGAAGCACAACAACCAATACCTGAAGCTGGAATTATCGTAGCAGATGCACCTCAAGCTATGCCAGAGCAAGCTATGCCGCAACAAGTGGCGCCACAGCCTACTGCTGAACCAATTGCCGAACAAGGCACTGAGGAAGCTGAGGAAGAAGGCGTTGCTTCAGAAGCGGTGCCAGCTCAACCAAATAGCGATGCAGCTGCATTTGCAGCTGAAGTGGCTAAGGTTCAAGCGCGTAATCAAGCATCACAGAATCCATTCTTGATACGACAAGATGCTGATCTACCAAAACCAACCAGCCCAATGCCAACCTTGGAATTGTTATATCATCCTGAAAAGCGTGAGAATAATATCGATAGGGAAGCGCTGCAAAATATTGCTCGCCTAGTTGAATCAAAACTGGCGGACTACAAAATCAAAGCTACCGTCGTGGGTATATTCCCAGGGCCAGTAATTACTCGCTTTGAGTTGGATCTTGCCCCAGGAGTTAAGGTATCGCGTATCTCGGGCCTATCTATGGACCTAGCGCGCTCTTTATCTGCTTTGGCAGTGCGCGTTGTTGAGGTAATACCGGGTAAACCATATGTTGGCCTTGAACTGCCTAATATGTCGCGCGAAACCGTGTATCTATCGGATGTAATCAGTAGTCCAACATTTACTGAAAATCCATCACCGACAGCGGTTGTGCTAGGGCAAGATATTGCTGGTGATGCTGTGGTAGGCGATCTGTCAAAAATGCCACACGTATTGGTAGCAGGGACCACAGGCTCGGGTAAATCTGTGGGTGTAAACGTTATGATTCTGAGTATGTTGTATAAATCAACACCAGATGATGTACGTTTCATCATGATTGACCCTAAGATGTTAGAGCTGTCTATCTACGAAGGTATCCCGCACCTACTGTCAGAGGTTGTGACAGATATGAAGGATGCGTCTAATGCCCTGCGTTGGTGTGTGGGTGAGATGGAGCGTCGCTACAAACTTATGTCTGCACTTGGGGTGCGTAACCTTAAAGGCTTCAACGACAAGCTTAAGATGGCAGCGGATGCAGGTTACCCTATTCCTGATCCTCTATGGCAGCCAGGCGATAGTATGGACCAAGAAGCCCCGCTTCTGGAAAAATTGCCATATATCGTAGTTGTGGTGGATGAATTCGCTGACCTGATTATGGTAGTTGGTAAGAAGGTTGAAGAACTTATCGCGCGTATTGCTCAAAAAGCACGTGCGGCCGGTATCCACCTGATCCTTGCAACTCAACGCCCATCGGTAGACGTTATTACCGGACTTATTAAAGCCAATATCCCAACGCGTGTTGCATTCACCGTTTCGACTAAAACTGACTCAAGAACAATCTTAGATCAAAGTGGGGCAGAATCACTGTTAGGTATGGGTGATATGTTGTATTTACCACCAGGCTCAAGCCATACTACTCGTGTACATGGCGCATTTGCATCCGATGATGATGTACATGCAGTCGTTAATGATTGGAAAGCGCGCGGCAAACCGCAGTATATCGAGGCAATTACTAAAGCGGATCAATCTGCTGACACTTTACTGCCGGGAGAAAAACCAGACGGTGACCAGGACATTGATCCACTATTTGATCAGGTTGTTGAGCACGTTACAGAGACTCGCCGTGGCTCAGTATCGGGTGTACAGCGCCGTTTTAAAATTGGTTATAACCGTGCGGCGCGCATTGTTGAGCAGCTTGAAGCTCAGGGTATTGTTAGTGCACCAGGTCATAATGGTAATCGTGAAGTTATTGCACCACCACCAATTAAAGATATGTAG
- the lrp gene encoding leucine-responsive transcriptional regulator Lrp, translating into MLEVNKPSKELDRIDRNILNELQKDGRISNVELSKRVGLSPTPCLERVRRLERQGYILGYTAQLNPQYLDASLLVFVEITLNRGAPDVFEQFNTAVQKLDDIQECHLVSGDFDYLLKTRVSDMGAYRKLLGDTLLRLPGVNDTRTYVVMEEVKQSNQLVIKTR; encoded by the coding sequence ATGCTAGAAGTAAATAAGCCGTCCAAGGAGTTGGACCGTATAGACAGAAATATCTTAAATGAGCTACAAAAAGATGGGCGCATTTCAAATGTAGAGCTGTCCAAACGTGTCGGTCTATCTCCAACCCCTTGTTTAGAAAGGGTTCGCCGTCTTGAGCGTCAAGGCTATATCCTTGGATATACAGCCCAACTTAACCCACAATATCTTGATGCATCACTGCTCGTTTTTGTAGAAATCACCCTTAACCGTGGTGCACCGGACGTATTTGAACAGTTCAATACCGCAGTTCAAAAACTTGACGATATCCAAGAATGCCACCTTGTTTCTGGCGACTTTGACTATCTTTTAAAGACCCGCGTATCGGATATGGGGGCGTACCGCAAATTGCTAGGTGATACGCTTCTGCGACTGCCGGGAGTGAATGACACTCGTACCTATGTGGTTATGGAAGAGGTCAAACAGAGCAACCAGTTGGTTATTAAAACTCGTTAA
- the ald gene encoding alanine dehydrogenase — MIVGIPKEIKNHEYRVGMVPASVREVISHGHQVIVETQAGSGIGFRDEDYIAAGASILPTAAEVFAQAEMIVKVKEPQAIERAMLRQGQILFTYLHLAPDFPQTEELINSKAICIAYETVTDHLNQLPLLAPMSEVAGRMAIQAGAQALEKSNGGRGLLLGGVPGVEPAKVVIGGGVVGSNAARMAVGMRADVTILDRSLQALRALDEEFQGRAKMVYSTEEALSRHVTEADLVIGAVLIPGAAAPKLVTKEHIKAMKSGAAIVDVAIDQGGCFETSHATTHAEPIYIVDDVVHYCVANMPGAVARTSTYALNNATLPYILKLADKGYQQALNEDQGFLNGLNVIHGMVTCKEVAQNFNLEYVDPAQAIAIVNR, encoded by the coding sequence ATGATCGTTGGCATCCCTAAGGAAATTAAGAACCACGAATACCGCGTTGGTATGGTTCCAGCCAGTGTCAGAGAAGTCATCTCACACGGACACCAAGTCATAGTTGAAACCCAAGCCGGATCAGGTATAGGTTTCCGCGATGAAGATTATATCGCCGCAGGTGCATCCATTCTTCCAACTGCTGCCGAAGTTTTTGCTCAGGCAGAAATGATTGTTAAGGTCAAAGAGCCTCAAGCAATCGAACGAGCTATGCTTCGCCAAGGGCAAATACTGTTTACTTATTTACACTTAGCTCCTGATTTTCCACAAACAGAGGAACTAATCAATAGTAAAGCCATTTGTATTGCTTATGAAACAGTTACAGATCACTTAAATCAACTTCCGTTGCTTGCACCTATGTCTGAAGTTGCTGGTCGTATGGCAATTCAAGCCGGCGCACAAGCCCTTGAGAAATCCAATGGCGGACGCGGATTACTGCTTGGTGGTGTTCCCGGCGTTGAGCCAGCCAAGGTTGTTATTGGTGGTGGCGTAGTTGGCTCTAATGCTGCTCGTATGGCGGTTGGTATGCGTGCGGATGTCACGATTCTTGACCGAAGCCTGCAAGCCCTACGCGCACTAGATGAAGAGTTTCAAGGGCGTGCAAAAATGGTTTATTCCACCGAAGAAGCGCTCTCTCGCCATGTAACAGAGGCTGATCTTGTTATTGGTGCGGTGCTTATTCCAGGAGCCGCAGCCCCTAAATTAGTGACCAAAGAACATATTAAGGCGATGAAAAGTGGCGCCGCTATAGTCGATGTGGCTATCGACCAAGGTGGTTGCTTTGAAACCTCGCACGCGACCACCCACGCCGAGCCTATCTATATCGTTGATGATGTCGTCCATTATTGCGTGGCAAACATGCCAGGTGCGGTTGCACGCACCTCAACTTACGCGCTCAATAACGCTACCCTGCCCTATATCTTGAAATTGGCAGACAAGGGGTATCAGCAAGCACTAAATGAAGACCAAGGCTTCCTAAATGGCCTTAACGTTATTCATGGTATGGTGACGTGCAAAGAAGTTGCGCAGAACTTTAATCTTGAATATGTCGATCCTGCGCAGGCAATTGCCATAGTAAATCGCTAG